The Streptomyces sp. NL15-2K genome contains a region encoding:
- a CDS encoding ABC transporter ATP-binding protein, which yields MAAQQGETQSWARRLAGYAWRHPKDVVLALGSSLGGMAVMALVPLITKVIIDDVIGDHSRDMAPWAGALIGAALVVYVLTYIRRYYGGRLALDVQHDLRTEMFGTITRLDGRRQDELSTGQVVGRATSDLQLIQGLLFMLPMTIGNFMLFLISLVIMAWLSVPLTLVALAVAPAIWWIAKRSRTKLHPATWYAQAQAAAVAGVVDGAVSGVRVVKGFGQEDQETGKLREVGRRLFAGRLRTIRFNSRYTPALQAVPALGQVAMLALGGWLAVRGHITLGTFVAFSTYLAQLVGPVRMLAMVLTVGQQARAGTERVLELIDTEPSMRDGGKELPADAPATVEFDDVTFGYDNERPVLDGLTFEIRPGETLAVVGSSGSGKSTVSLLLPRFYDVTRGAVLIGGHDVRELTLDSLRSAIGLVPEDSFLFSDTVRNNIAYGRPDATQEEIEKAARAAQADRFIRELPDGYDTTVGEHGLTLSGGQRQRVALARAILTDPRLLVLDDATSAVDARVEHEIHEALKQVMQGRTTLLIAHRRSTLNLADRIAVLDGGRLADLGTHEELQQRSALYRRLLTDPDELGGVSPGHAQPACPQEDTSMGVPPPECIRGWGRDELDAEFDAESGITPRLWAGERERRDLAMDESPATPELLAQVDALPPATDVPDIDEARAVTPEESYGLRRLLRGFGLPLLVSLGLVAVDAGMGLLLPVMIRHGIDDGVSQMALGAIWAASLLALLFVLVQWAAQTGEIRMTGRTGERVLYSLRLKIFAQLQRLGLDYYERELTGRIMTRMTTDVDALSTFLQTGLVTAFVSVVTFFGIMVALLVIDVQLALVVFATLPPLIVATFFFRRASVKAYELARERVSLVNADLQESVSGLRIVQAFRRERDGGARFAERSDSYRKARIRGQWLISIYFPFVQFLSSVAAAAVLIVGGARVDDATLTTGALVAYLLYIDLFFAPVQQLSQVFDGYQQATVSLGRIQELLQEPTSTKDADEPLEVLSLRGEIAFEDVHFKYGEEEEALSGIDLRVPAGQTVAFVGETGAGKSTLVKLVARFYDPTGGRVTVDGTDLRALDITSYRHRLGVVPQEAYLFQGTVRDAIAYGRPDATDAEVEAAARAVGAHEMIATLEGGYLHEVAERGRNLSAGQRQLIALARAELVDPDVLLLDEATAALDLATEAQVNQATDRLAGRRTTLVVAHRLTTAARADRVVVMDHGRVVEDGTHDELLARDGRYAELWRTFVGAPEPEEPVGASQ from the coding sequence GTGGCAGCGCAACAGGGGGAGACACAGAGCTGGGCGCGCAGGCTGGCCGGTTACGCGTGGCGCCACCCCAAGGACGTCGTCCTCGCCCTCGGCTCCTCCCTCGGCGGCATGGCCGTCATGGCGCTGGTCCCGCTGATCACCAAGGTGATCATCGACGACGTGATCGGCGACCACAGCCGGGACATGGCCCCCTGGGCGGGCGCCCTGATCGGCGCGGCCCTCGTCGTCTACGTCCTCACCTACATCCGCCGCTACTACGGCGGCCGTCTCGCCCTGGACGTCCAGCACGACCTGCGTACCGAGATGTTCGGGACGATCACCCGCCTCGACGGCCGCCGTCAGGACGAGCTGTCCACCGGCCAGGTCGTCGGGCGTGCCACCAGCGACCTCCAGCTGATCCAGGGCCTGCTCTTCATGCTCCCGATGACCATCGGGAACTTCATGCTCTTCCTGATCTCCCTGGTGATCATGGCGTGGCTGTCCGTGCCGCTCACGCTGGTCGCCCTGGCCGTCGCCCCCGCCATCTGGTGGATCGCGAAGCGCTCCCGCACCAAGCTGCACCCCGCCACCTGGTACGCCCAGGCGCAGGCCGCCGCCGTCGCGGGCGTGGTCGACGGCGCCGTCAGCGGCGTACGCGTGGTGAAGGGCTTCGGGCAGGAGGACCAGGAGACCGGGAAGCTGCGGGAGGTCGGGCGGCGGCTCTTCGCGGGACGCCTGCGCACCATCCGCTTCAACTCCAGGTACACCCCGGCCCTCCAGGCCGTCCCCGCCCTCGGCCAGGTCGCGATGCTCGCGCTCGGCGGCTGGCTCGCGGTGCGCGGGCACATCACGCTGGGCACGTTCGTCGCCTTCTCCACCTACCTCGCCCAGCTCGTCGGCCCGGTCCGCATGCTCGCCATGGTCCTGACCGTCGGCCAGCAGGCCCGGGCCGGCACCGAGCGCGTCCTGGAGCTGATCGACACCGAGCCGTCGATGCGGGACGGCGGCAAGGAGCTCCCGGCCGACGCCCCGGCGACCGTCGAGTTCGACGACGTCACCTTCGGGTACGACAACGAGCGCCCCGTCCTCGACGGCCTCACCTTCGAGATCCGCCCCGGCGAGACCCTCGCCGTGGTCGGCTCCTCCGGCTCAGGCAAGTCCACGGTCTCCCTCCTCCTCCCGCGGTTCTACGACGTGACGCGCGGCGCCGTCCTCATCGGCGGCCACGACGTCCGCGAGCTCACCCTCGACTCGCTCAGGTCCGCGATCGGGCTGGTCCCCGAGGACTCCTTCCTCTTCTCGGACACGGTCCGCAACAACATCGCGTACGGCCGCCCGGACGCGACCCAGGAGGAGATCGAGAAGGCCGCCCGCGCCGCCCAGGCGGACCGGTTCATCAGGGAGCTCCCCGACGGCTACGACACCACGGTCGGCGAGCACGGCCTCACCCTCTCCGGCGGCCAGCGCCAGCGCGTCGCGCTCGCCCGCGCGATCCTCACCGACCCGCGCCTGCTGGTCCTCGACGACGCCACCTCCGCCGTGGACGCCCGCGTCGAGCACGAGATCCACGAGGCGCTGAAGCAGGTCATGCAGGGCCGGACCACCCTCCTGATCGCCCACCGCCGCTCCACCCTCAACCTCGCCGACCGCATCGCCGTCCTGGACGGCGGCCGGCTCGCCGACCTCGGCACCCACGAGGAGCTCCAGCAGCGCTCCGCCCTCTACCGCCGCCTGCTCACCGACCCCGACGAACTGGGCGGCGTCTCGCCCGGCCACGCCCAGCCCGCCTGCCCGCAGGAGGACACCTCCATGGGGGTCCCCCCGCCCGAGTGCATTCGAGGGTGGGGGAGGGACGAGCTGGACGCCGAGTTCGACGCGGAGAGCGGCATCACGCCCAGGCTCTGGGCGGGGGAGCGCGAGCGCCGGGACCTCGCGATGGACGAGAGCCCGGCCACCCCCGAACTCCTCGCCCAGGTCGACGCGCTGCCCCCGGCGACCGACGTCCCGGACATCGACGAGGCCCGCGCGGTCACGCCGGAGGAGTCCTACGGCCTACGACGGCTGCTGCGCGGCTTCGGTCTGCCTCTCCTCGTCAGCCTGGGCCTGGTCGCCGTGGACGCGGGGATGGGCCTGCTCCTCCCCGTCATGATCCGGCACGGCATCGACGACGGCGTCTCCCAGATGGCGCTCGGCGCCATCTGGGCGGCCTCCCTCCTCGCCCTGCTCTTCGTCCTCGTCCAGTGGGCGGCGCAGACCGGCGAGATCCGGATGACCGGGCGCACGGGTGAGCGGGTCCTGTACTCCCTCCGACTGAAGATCTTCGCCCAGCTCCAGCGGCTCGGACTCGACTACTACGAGCGGGAGTTGACCGGCCGGATCATGACGAGGATGACGACGGACGTCGACGCGCTGTCGACGTTCCTGCAGACGGGCCTGGTCACGGCGTTCGTCTCGGTCGTCACCTTCTTCGGCATCATGGTCGCCCTGCTGGTGATCGACGTACAGCTCGCGCTCGTCGTCTTCGCGACCCTGCCCCCGCTGATCGTCGCCACGTTCTTCTTCCGCCGGGCGAGCGTGAAGGCGTACGAGCTGGCCCGTGAGCGGGTGTCGTTGGTCAACGCCGACCTCCAGGAGTCGGTGTCGGGGCTCAGGATCGTGCAGGCGTTCCGGCGCGAGCGGGACGGCGGGGCGCGGTTCGCGGAGCGCAGCGACAGCTACCGCAAGGCCCGTATCCGCGGCCAGTGGCTGATCTCGATCTACTTCCCCTTCGTGCAGTTCCTGTCGTCGGTCGCCGCGGCGGCGGTGCTGATCGTGGGCGGCGCCCGGGTCGACGACGCCACGCTGACCACCGGCGCCCTGGTGGCGTACCTGCTCTACATCGACCTGTTCTTCGCGCCCGTCCAGCAGCTCTCCCAGGTCTTCGACGGCTACCAGCAGGCGACCGTCTCGCTGGGCCGCATCCAGGAACTCCTCCAGGAGCCGACGTCGACCAAGGACGCGGACGAGCCGCTCGAGGTGCTGTCCCTGCGGGGCGAGATCGCCTTCGAGGACGTGCACTTCAAGTACGGCGAGGAGGAGGAAGCCCTGAGCGGCATCGACCTGCGCGTCCCCGCCGGGCAGACGGTCGCCTTCGTCGGTGAGACGGGCGCGGGCAAGTCGACGCTGGTCAAGCTGGTGGCCCGCTTCTACGACCCGACGGGCGGCCGGGTCACGGTCGACGGCACGGACCTGCGGGCCCTCGACATCACGTCGTACCGCCACCGCCTGGGCGTCGTCCCGCAGGAGGCGTACCTCTTCCAGGGCACCGTCCGCGACGCCATCGCCTACGGCCGCCCGGACGCCACGGACGCCGAGGTGGAGGCGGCGGCTCGCGCGGTCGGCGCGCACGAGATGATCGCCACGCTGGAGGGCGGCTACCTCCACGAGGTCGCCGAGCGCGGCCGCAACCTCTCCGCCGGACAGCGCCAGCTGATAGCCCTGGCCCGCGCCGAACTGGTCGACCCGGACGTCCTCCTCCTCGACGAGGCGACGGCGGCCCTGGACCTGGCCACGGAGGCCCAGGTCAACCAGGCGACGGACCGCCTGGCAGGCCGCCGTACGACACTCGTGGTCGCCCACCGGCTGACCACGGCCGCCCGCGCGGACCGGGTGGTGGTGATGGATCACGGGCGGGTCGTCGAGGACGGTACGCACGACGAGTTGCTGGCCCGGGACGGGCGGTACGCCGAGCTGTGGCGGACGTTCGTCGGGGCGCCCGAGCCGGAGGAGCCGGTCGGCGCGTCCCAGTGA
- a CDS encoding esterase-like activity of phytase family protein — MRLRTVLATTTAALAAATCLSAASPATAQEDHACSPAVSIDRFSDALDKTTYDGTFVGNFSALAVDRDGSLAALSDRSSLFALDAKTLEPQDVVPLADEKGAALDSEGLVIDRDGTRLITSETEPSVRRYSPQGKILDRLPVPPSLQVAPAGRAVSNGTFEGLTMLPGGRTLLASMEYALSGDSPGIVRFQTWERHRKGFALGAQYAYRTDTGLGVPEVQATPDGRLLVLERGFTSGVGNTVRLYLADPRRATDTSGIENLTGQDGVRLIKKTLLADIADCPTLGATAKQPQPNPLLDNIEGMAITGTSKGALRVLLVSDDNQNAVQTTRFYYLRVRI, encoded by the coding sequence ATGCGTCTGAGAACCGTACTCGCGACCACCACCGCGGCCCTGGCGGCGGCCACTTGTCTGTCCGCCGCCAGCCCCGCCACCGCACAGGAAGACCACGCCTGCTCGCCCGCCGTCTCCATCGACCGCTTCTCCGACGCGCTCGACAAGACGACGTACGACGGCACCTTCGTCGGCAACTTCTCCGCGCTCGCGGTGGACAGGGACGGCTCCCTGGCGGCCCTCTCCGACCGCTCCTCGCTCTTCGCGCTGGACGCGAAGACCCTTGAGCCCCAGGACGTCGTGCCGCTCGCTGATGAGAAGGGCGCCGCGCTCGACTCGGAGGGCTTGGTGATCGACCGTGACGGCACCCGGCTGATCACCTCGGAGACCGAGCCGTCGGTACGCCGCTACAGCCCCCAGGGCAAGATCCTCGACCGCCTCCCCGTCCCGCCCTCCCTCCAGGTCGCCCCGGCCGGCCGCGCAGTCTCCAACGGCACCTTCGAGGGCCTGACCATGCTCCCCGGCGGCCGCACGCTGCTCGCGTCGATGGAGTACGCCCTCTCCGGCGACAGTCCGGGCATCGTCCGCTTCCAGACCTGGGAGCGGCACCGCAAGGGCTTCGCGCTCGGCGCCCAGTACGCCTACCGCACGGACACCGGCCTCGGCGTCCCCGAGGTCCAGGCCACCCCCGACGGCCGCCTGCTCGTCCTGGAACGCGGCTTCACCTCCGGCGTCGGCAACACCGTCCGCCTCTACCTGGCCGACCCGCGCCGCGCGACGGACACGAGCGGTATCGAGAACCTGACGGGCCAGGACGGCGTACGGCTGATCAAGAAGACCCTCCTCGCCGACATCGCCGACTGCCCGACCCTGGGCGCCACGGCGAAGCAGCCCCAGCCGAACCCGCTGCTGGACAACATCGAGGGCATGGCGATCACGGGCACGAGCAAGGGCGCCCTGCGGGTGCTCCTGGTCAGCGACGACAACCAGAACGCCGTACAGACGACCCGGTTCTACTACCTCCGGGTGCGCATCTGA
- a CDS encoding serine hydrolase, whose protein sequence is MTPAISRRTRAISRRTRLLAAGTAVGALVPVLAAAAPAAAATPTVSCTSAKAGLAAKLKKDITAALVNRKGTIAVGVYDRSTKTTCTLRPSTAYDSASVVKVTVLATLLWDAKKHNRYLTDREASLAKAMITKSDNTATSTLWKQLGMTKIKGFLTAAGMTQTKPGANGYWGLTQITVTDEQKLLKLVTAKNAVLSDNSRAYILKLMGQVVSSQRWGTPYGVPSGVSVAVKNGWLQRATNGWRVHSVGAFKGGGHDYMITVLSHGNGTMNYGITTIQGVAKVVHRDLAAS, encoded by the coding sequence ATGACTCCAGCGATATCCCGTCGTACGCGAGCGATATCCCGCCGCACGAGACTCCTGGCGGCCGGCACGGCTGTCGGCGCGCTCGTACCCGTCCTGGCCGCCGCCGCGCCCGCGGCCGCGGCCACACCGACCGTCAGCTGCACGTCCGCCAAGGCGGGCCTCGCCGCCAAGCTGAAGAAGGACATCACGGCCGCCCTCGTGAATCGCAAGGGCACGATCGCCGTCGGCGTCTACGACCGCTCCACCAAGACCACCTGCACGCTGCGCCCTTCAACGGCCTACGACTCGGCCAGCGTCGTGAAGGTCACCGTCCTCGCTACGCTGCTGTGGGACGCCAAGAAGCACAACCGGTACCTCACCGACCGCGAGGCCTCCCTCGCCAAGGCCATGATCACCAAGTCGGACAACACCGCGACCAGCACGCTCTGGAAGCAGCTGGGCATGACGAAGATCAAGGGCTTCCTCACCGCCGCCGGCATGACCCAGACCAAGCCGGGCGCGAACGGCTACTGGGGCCTGACCCAGATCACCGTCACCGACGAGCAGAAGCTGCTCAAGCTCGTCACCGCGAAGAACGCCGTCCTGAGCGACAACTCCCGCGCATACATCCTGAAGTTGATGGGCCAGGTCGTCTCCTCGCAGCGCTGGGGGACGCCGTACGGAGTGCCGTCCGGCGTCTCCGTGGCCGTCAAGAACGGCTGGCTGCAGCGGGCCACGAACGGCTGGCGGGTGCACAGCGTCGGCGCGTTCAAGGGGGGCGGGCACGACTACATGATCACCGTCCTCTCGCACGGCAACGGCACCATGAACTACGGCATCACGACCATCCAGGGCGTGGCCAAGGTCGTGCACAGGGATCTGGCCGCGAGCTGA
- a CDS encoding SUMF1/EgtB/PvdO family nonheme iron enzyme, with the protein MDLITGNEMVAIPPGQVTLSDRRTRRSWSVELAPYQLAAFPVTQGLYAQITGRRPSAAHGDQLPVECVSWWDAARFCNALSLRDGFTPAYHLPADSEGIEWDASADGYRLPTEAEWEHACRAGTTGPQYAPLDEIAWYRGNSQERIHAVGGKHPNPWGLHDMLGNVWDWCWDVYDAEVYGTYRVLRGGGWFDEHWSCRASARRRSHPTFQVDDVGFRIARSNVTLTQ; encoded by the coding sequence ATGGACCTGATCACGGGAAACGAGATGGTCGCCATCCCGCCGGGGCAGGTAACCCTGTCGGACCGGCGGACGCGTCGCAGTTGGTCGGTCGAGCTTGCGCCCTACCAGCTCGCGGCATTCCCGGTCACCCAGGGGTTGTACGCACAAATCACCGGCCGGCGGCCCAGCGCCGCCCATGGGGACCAGTTGCCCGTCGAGTGCGTTTCCTGGTGGGACGCGGCACGGTTCTGCAACGCCCTGTCCCTGCGCGACGGGTTCACGCCCGCCTACCACCTCCCTGCCGACAGTGAAGGCATCGAGTGGGACGCATCCGCCGACGGGTACCGGCTGCCGACCGAAGCCGAGTGGGAGCACGCCTGCCGTGCCGGTACGACCGGGCCGCAGTACGCGCCGCTCGACGAGATCGCCTGGTACCGCGGCAACTCGCAGGAGCGCATTCACGCCGTGGGCGGCAAACACCCCAACCCGTGGGGTCTTCACGACATGCTCGGCAACGTCTGGGACTGGTGCTGGGACGTCTACGACGCCGAGGTCTACGGCACCTACCGGGTGCTCCGCGGCGGTGGCTGGTTCGACGAGCACTGGAGTTGCCGGGCCTCTGCGCGGCGCCGCAGCCACCCGACATTCCAGGTCGACGACGTAGGATTCCGCATCGCGCGCTCCAACGTGACGCTCACCCAGTAA
- a CDS encoding helix-turn-helix transcriptional regulator: MTNTYGDWLRQKRETAGLTQQQLADRAIMTRSHIAHIEAGRRVPSKEDARRLDRALGTGNVLSSFLPQDDVATADYFEAVRVLEQQAVMIREYALAYFPGILQTKRYARAVLGSAFPPVSEEECDRRVVTRLERAKILEDPLTPVVWALLDEALLRRPVGSRDVMGEQILHVVRLAETGRIRAHVMPFDVGFHPLIGSMLTLMWFEDQPPLAYGEGGHTARLHDSPAVVRKWQHRYDLALSDALPQKESLALLRATAEEYGHHD, from the coding sequence ATGACCAACACGTACGGTGACTGGCTCAGGCAGAAGCGTGAGACGGCGGGGCTGACACAGCAGCAGCTGGCCGACCGGGCGATCATGACGCGTTCGCACATCGCGCATATCGAGGCGGGGCGGCGGGTGCCTTCGAAGGAGGACGCGCGGCGGCTGGACAGGGCTCTGGGCACGGGGAATGTGCTGAGTAGCTTTCTGCCGCAGGACGATGTGGCGACGGCCGACTACTTCGAGGCGGTGCGCGTACTCGAACAGCAGGCGGTGATGATCCGCGAGTACGCGCTGGCGTACTTCCCGGGCATCCTCCAGACGAAAAGGTACGCACGTGCGGTCCTGGGCTCGGCGTTCCCTCCGGTGAGTGAGGAGGAATGTGACAGGCGCGTGGTCACACGCCTGGAGCGCGCGAAGATCCTCGAAGATCCCCTGACGCCCGTGGTCTGGGCGCTGCTTGACGAGGCGCTACTACGGCGCCCTGTAGGCAGCCGGGACGTCATGGGGGAGCAGATCCTGCACGTCGTACGTCTCGCCGAGACCGGACGTATCCGCGCGCATGTGATGCCGTTTGACGTGGGTTTTCATCCACTCATCGGCAGCATGCTCACGCTGATGTGGTTCGAGGACCAACCGCCGCTGGCATACGGTGAAGGCGGGCATACAGCGAGGTTGCACGATTCCCCGGCCGTGGTCCGGAAGTGGCAGCATCGCTACGACCTCGCGCTGAGCGACGCGCTGCCGCAGAAGGAATCACTGGCCCTGCTAAGGGCCACTGCTGAGGAGTACGGACACCATGACTGA
- a CDS encoding DUF397 domain-containing protein, translating into MTDRSIPNAAMLSGWRKSSHSDDNAGSCLEVLDNHPSGIPVRDSKVPHGPALVFPAAGWSAFVSAVKESQP; encoded by the coding sequence ATGACTGACCGATCCATCCCGAACGCGGCCATGCTGAGCGGCTGGCGCAAGTCGTCGCACAGCGATGACAACGCGGGCAGCTGCCTCGAAGTCCTCGACAACCACCCCTCCGGCATCCCCGTCCGCGACTCCAAGGTCCCGCACGGCCCGGCACTGGTCTTCCCCGCCGCCGGCTGGTCGGCCTTCGTCTCAGCCGTCAAGGAATCCCAGCCCTGA
- a CDS encoding SDR family oxidoreductase has product MSEQTIALVTGANKGIGYEIAAGLGALGWRVGVGARNDERREAAVEKLRAADVDAFGVPLDVTDDASVAAAAGLIEDRAGRLDALVNNAGGGTQQTPTTADVATVRAAVETNVIGVIRVTNAMLPLLRRSGAPRIVNVSSGLGSLTLQTTAGAETGPIDGAYTPTKTFLNAVTIQYAKELRDTNILINAACPGFCATDLTGFSGVRTPEQGAATAIRLATLPDDGPTGGFFNDAGELPW; this is encoded by the coding sequence ATGAGCGAACAGACGATCGCGCTGGTGACCGGCGCGAACAAGGGCATCGGGTACGAGATCGCGGCCGGTCTGGGCGCCCTCGGCTGGAGGGTCGGTGTCGGCGCCCGGAACGATGAGCGTCGCGAGGCCGCTGTGGAGAAACTGCGTGCGGCCGACGTCGACGCGTTCGGCGTACCGCTCGACGTGACCGACGACGCGAGCGTGGCCGCCGCCGCCGGGCTGATCGAGGACCGCGCCGGACGCCTCGACGCGCTCGTCAACAACGCCGGGGGCGGCACGCAACAGACGCCTACCACCGCCGACGTCGCGACGGTGCGGGCGGCCGTGGAGACCAACGTGATCGGCGTCATCCGCGTCACCAACGCGATGCTGCCGTTGCTGCGCCGCTCGGGGGCGCCGCGGATCGTGAACGTGTCCAGCGGGTTGGGCTCACTCACCCTGCAGACCACTGCCGGCGCCGAAACGGGCCCGATCGACGGCGCTTACACGCCGACGAAGACGTTCCTGAACGCCGTCACGATCCAGTACGCCAAGGAACTGCGTGACACGAACATCCTGATCAACGCCGCCTGCCCCGGCTTTTGCGCGACCGACCTCACGGGTTTCAGCGGCGTTCGCACCCCGGAACAGGGCGCGGCGACCGCGATCCGGCTCGCGACCCTGCCCGATGACGGCCCCACCGGCGGCTTCTTCAACGACGCAGGAGAGCTGCCTTGGTGA
- a CDS encoding LysR family transcriptional regulator — protein METRELRYFVAVAEELHFGRAAQRLGLTQPPLSRAIHQLERRLGAVLLERTSRTVTLTEAGSVLLREARAALDAVEAAERRTRRAALAAAGHVGVVLAMKAGASGELLAKLLDAYAAEPDAVTVDLLLCGPAESERLLRDGRADVALLHRPFESTAGLDIEELGTEGQVVILPAGHPLTVRKQVRLAEVTELPGLPLPRWPGRDGTYPDGPGPQVRNPAQLLQLIALGRACCIAPEWARDQLLDGLAAVPVLDAPTITTVIAWPPHSRSRAVAGLVQAATRLWPPRFASGG, from the coding sequence GTGGAGACACGGGAGTTGCGGTACTTCGTCGCCGTCGCCGAAGAGCTGCACTTCGGGAGGGCCGCGCAGCGGCTCGGGCTCACGCAGCCCCCGCTGTCGCGGGCGATCCACCAACTCGAACGGCGCCTCGGGGCGGTGCTGCTGGAACGCACAAGCCGCACGGTCACTCTGACGGAGGCCGGGTCGGTGCTCCTGCGGGAGGCCCGAGCGGCGCTGGACGCGGTCGAGGCCGCCGAGCGCCGCACCCGCCGCGCCGCCCTCGCCGCGGCGGGCCACGTCGGCGTGGTCCTCGCCATGAAGGCCGGCGCGTCCGGCGAACTGCTGGCGAAACTGCTCGATGCCTACGCCGCCGAACCCGATGCGGTCACCGTCGACCTGCTCCTGTGCGGGCCGGCCGAGAGTGAACGACTGCTGCGCGACGGACGCGCCGATGTGGCTCTGCTGCACCGGCCGTTCGAGTCGACGGCCGGACTCGACATCGAAGAGCTCGGCACGGAGGGACAGGTCGTGATTCTGCCGGCCGGGCATCCCCTCACCGTCCGGAAGCAGGTGCGGTTGGCCGAAGTCACCGAGTTGCCTGGCCTGCCGTTGCCACGCTGGCCCGGCCGAGACGGCACGTACCCGGACGGCCCCGGTCCGCAGGTTCGGAACCCCGCGCAGTTACTCCAGCTGATCGCGCTCGGTCGCGCTTGCTGCATCGCACCGGAGTGGGCCCGAGACCAACTCCTCGACGGCCTCGCTGCCGTGCCGGTGCTGGACGCACCGACGATCACGACCGTGATCGCATGGCCGCCCCACAGCCGGTCCCGAGCCGTCGCGGGGCTCGTCCAGGCCGCGACACGTCTCTGGCCTCCCCGTTTCGCTTCCGGTGGCTGA
- a CDS encoding endonuclease, whose protein sequence is MLATRIRRWKPVALTTAAVLVGLATPALTATSAAATTTAYDSTYYKSAIGKTGTGLKSALHTIITPQTKLSYSAVWEALKATDQDPNNSNNVKLLYSGISRSKSLNGGDTGDWNREHVWAQSHGDFGTSAGPGTDLHHLRPEDVQVNSIRGNKDFDNGGSSFTNSGGSLTDSNSFEPRDAVKGDVARMILYMAVRYEGDDSWPDLEPNDAVTNGSVPLHGRLSVLKQWNDEDPPDAFEERRNQLIYDTYQKNRNPFIDHPEWVEAIW, encoded by the coding sequence ATGCTGGCGACACGCATACGCCGCTGGAAGCCCGTGGCCCTGACCACCGCCGCCGTACTGGTCGGCCTGGCCACCCCGGCCCTGACCGCGACCTCGGCCGCGGCCACGACGACCGCGTACGACTCGACGTACTACAAGAGCGCGATCGGCAAGACGGGTACCGGCCTGAAGTCGGCCCTGCACACGATCATCACCCCCCAGACGAAGCTCTCGTACTCCGCCGTCTGGGAAGCGCTGAAGGCGACCGACCAGGACCCGAACAACAGCAACAACGTCAAGCTGCTCTACTCGGGGATCTCCCGCAGCAAGTCCCTGAACGGCGGCGACACCGGCGACTGGAACCGCGAGCACGTGTGGGCCCAGTCCCACGGCGACTTCGGCACCTCGGCCGGCCCGGGCACCGACCTCCACCACCTCCGCCCCGAGGACGTGCAGGTCAACTCCATCCGCGGCAACAAGGACTTCGACAACGGCGGCAGCAGCTTCACCAACTCCGGCGGCAGCCTCACCGACTCCAACTCCTTCGAGCCCCGCGACGCCGTCAAGGGCGACGTGGCCCGCATGATCCTCTACATGGCGGTCCGCTACGAGGGCGACGACAGCTGGCCCGACCTGGAGCCCAACGACGCCGTCACCAACGGCAGCGTCCCCCTCCACGGCCGCCTCTCGGTCCTGAAGCAGTGGAACGACGAGGACCCGCCGGACGCCTTCGAGGAGCGCCGCAACCAGCTCATCTACGACACCTACCAGAAGAACCGCAACCCCTTCATCGACCATCCGGAGTGGGTCGAGGCGATCTGGTAG
- a CDS encoding aminoglycoside phosphotransferase family protein, whose protein sequence is MQSAADFIADTYALGTGPWTMTPVTRGALGQIWKLSANGSSWAVKELLFGCDERQIDREAALRNATEKLGISSPRLIPNRTDAYVSQLAPSLGGSYVKLYDWVDGTETDASDPEILSWCGRTLAMLHRAGESADETPNAWYEQCPQGADWEKLHKEIRRADLPWSDALGRFIDTSAAELALHVTPSGTGDDLVTSHLDMQPRNVLVGPGGPVLLDWDNAGSISAERELARAVYVWAGGNHFHADSARRLMRAYLDAGGPAVIKGLDSFSMLFATDLNFVQVQAECAVDPTVTAAQREFASNLVVACLRTLPDLTAVSRLAEVLEAECRRP, encoded by the coding sequence ATGCAGAGTGCAGCCGACTTCATCGCGGACACCTACGCGCTGGGCACCGGACCGTGGACGATGACACCGGTCACCCGTGGCGCGCTGGGGCAGATCTGGAAGTTGTCGGCGAACGGCTCCTCATGGGCGGTGAAGGAGTTGCTCTTCGGCTGTGACGAGCGGCAGATCGACCGGGAAGCGGCACTGCGGAACGCCACGGAGAAGCTGGGCATTTCCTCGCCACGGCTCATCCCGAATCGCACCGACGCGTACGTTTCGCAGCTCGCCCCCTCGCTCGGCGGGTCCTATGTGAAGCTGTACGACTGGGTCGACGGAACCGAGACGGACGCTTCCGATCCGGAGATACTGAGCTGGTGCGGCCGGACCCTGGCCATGCTCCACCGGGCCGGAGAGAGCGCGGACGAGACACCGAATGCCTGGTACGAACAGTGTCCTCAGGGTGCCGACTGGGAAAAGCTGCACAAGGAAATCCGCCGGGCCGACCTGCCGTGGTCGGACGCGCTGGGCCGGTTCATCGACACCTCAGCGGCAGAACTGGCGCTCCATGTCACGCCGTCCGGTACCGGCGATGATCTGGTGACGTCACATCTCGACATGCAGCCCCGGAATGTTCTGGTCGGGCCGGGCGGGCCGGTTCTCCTCGACTGGGACAATGCCGGATCCATCTCGGCGGAACGCGAACTCGCACGTGCCGTGTACGTATGGGCGGGCGGGAACCACTTCCATGCCGATTCCGCCCGGCGGTTGATGCGCGCGTATCTGGATGCCGGAGGCCCGGCGGTCATCAAGGGCCTGGACTCGTTCTCGATGCTTTTCGCAACGGACCTGAACTTCGTCCAGGTACAGGCCGAGTGCGCGGTCGACCCGACCGTGACCGCCGCACAGCGCGAGTTCGCGAGCAATCTGGTCGTCGCTTGTCTGCGGACCTTGCCGGATCTGACCGCCGTCTCCCGATTGGCGGAAGTTCTCGAGGCCGAGTGCCGACGTCCGTGA